A genomic stretch from Candidatus Bathyarchaeota archaeon includes:
- a CDS encoding minichromosome maintenance protein MCM: MKREHFIIISTRPLTNGEARFSKEVAKTTEEVEIDPQQRFEDFFKQDKYRERISQMAIGNSTSLIVEFEDLMVFDMALAQILVEKPDEYSEYINRAAYSQLETEDSEYALKIESVTVRFRNLPESTALRMLGAANIGRLVMVEGIIVRASPVQPQVLRAAFKCKRCGETAYLDQAGPFLKAPLRCEVPHCQSKGPFEFVQEGSTFIDYQQIRIQERPEDLPPGQLPRSLNVKLISRDLVDTARPGDHVAIIGIVRAVAPVFPTAGKLRVFRLHVDANFIDIESKEPEMVLVSPEEEKKILELAADPWIHRNIIRSIAPSIYGYETIKEAIMYIVFGGVPKQLADISIRGELNILLLGDPGTAKSQLLQYVAAIAPRGLYTSGRGTTAAGLTAAVLREKGGGMTLEAGALVLADKGVACIDEIDKMRPEDRVAIHEVMEQHTVSVAKGGIVATLNARTAILAAANPSLGRYDAYKTVTENINLPITILSRFDLIFVLKDVPKKDLDEKMSAHILEIHRRGAAPLETPVPSDLLKKYISYAKNIKPVLTDEASQRLRAFYLEMRAITEKIEGSPIAITARQLESLIRLAEARARIALRKEVTAEDAEAAIVIMNKSLEEVGIDMSTQMRDIDIIMVGKPKSMQDKLRVILTEIVEMSKETGMIEKRLLLDELSSKHKIEAFEAQKLIGRMIRDGTIYERRPGFLSKV; encoded by the coding sequence TTGAAGAGAGAACACTTTATCATAATCTCTACAAGACCATTAACGAATGGAGAGGCAAGATTTTCTAAAGAGGTGGCAAAAACGACTGAAGAAGTTGAAATTGACCCTCAGCAACGCTTCGAAGATTTTTTCAAGCAGGATAAATATCGTGAAAGAATATCTCAAATGGCAATCGGTAACAGCACTTCACTTATTGTAGAGTTTGAAGACCTAATGGTTTTCGATATGGCATTGGCACAAATTTTGGTGGAAAAGCCAGATGAATATTCAGAGTACATAAATAGAGCTGCTTATTCGCAGCTGGAAACAGAAGACAGCGAATACGCGTTAAAGATAGAAAGTGTCACTGTTCGTTTCAGAAATCTGCCTGAATCAACGGCTTTGCGCATGTTGGGAGCGGCTAACATCGGTAGGCTTGTGATGGTTGAGGGCATAATCGTGCGTGCCTCTCCAGTGCAGCCTCAGGTGTTGCGAGCAGCGTTCAAATGCAAAAGATGCGGTGAAACTGCTTACTTAGACCAGGCAGGTCCCTTTCTGAAGGCGCCTTTACGGTGCGAAGTCCCACATTGTCAGAGTAAAGGACCTTTCGAATTTGTTCAAGAGGGTTCTACTTTTATCGATTACCAGCAGATTCGCATACAAGAGCGGCCTGAAGATTTGCCTCCAGGTCAGCTACCTCGATCTTTGAATGTGAAGCTCATAAGCCGAGACCTTGTTGACACGGCTAGACCAGGCGATCATGTTGCAATAATTGGCATTGTTCGTGCTGTGGCACCGGTTTTTCCCACGGCTGGAAAGCTTCGGGTTTTCCGTCTTCATGTTGACGCTAATTTCATAGATATAGAGAGTAAAGAGCCAGAAATGGTTCTCGTTTCACCAGAGGAAGAAAAGAAAATCCTTGAACTTGCCGCAGACCCGTGGATTCACAGAAACATCATACGTTCAATTGCCCCTTCCATCTACGGCTATGAAACCATCAAAGAAGCCATAATGTACATAGTTTTTGGCGGCGTTCCAAAACAATTAGCGGACATCTCAATTAGAGGCGAACTAAACATTCTTCTTCTTGGCGACCCAGGTACCGCCAAGTCACAATTGCTCCAGTACGTAGCTGCAATCGCTCCGAGAGGCTTGTATACTTCCGGTCGTGGAACAACTGCAGCGGGTTTGACTGCTGCTGTGTTGCGTGAGAAAGGCGGGGGAATGACTCTTGAGGCTGGCGCACTTGTCTTGGCAGACAAAGGAGTCGCATGTATTGATGAGATTGACAAAATGCGTCCAGAAGACAGGGTGGCAATTCACGAAGTTATGGAACAACACACAGTGTCCGTGGCGAAAGGCGGTATTGTGGCAACTCTCAACGCAAGAACAGCCATTCTTGCAGCTGCCAACCCCTCCTTAGGGAGGTATGATGCTTATAAGACAGTGACTGAAAACATAAACTTGCCTATCACCATTCTCTCAAGATTTGACTTAATCTTCGTGTTAAAAGACGTCCCTAAAAAAGATTTGGACGAAAAAATGTCGGCCCACATTCTAGAAATACATAGACGAGGCGCAGCGCCTTTAGAAACACCTGTCCCGTCAGATTTACTTAAAAAATATATCAGTTATGCGAAGAACATAAAACCAGTGTTAACCGATGAGGCCTCACAGCGGCTAAGAGCTTTCTATCTAGAGATGAGAGCAATTACAGAAAAAATTGAAGGTTCACCTATAGCCATCACGGCAAGGCAGCTGGAATCTCTGATCAGGCTGGCGGAGGCAAGGGCGCGGATTGCGCTTCGAAAAGAAGTTACTGCCGAAGACGCTGAAGCCGCTATTGTCATTATGAATAAATCGTTGGAAGAAGTGGGCATTGACATGTCAACCCAAATGCGAGACATTGACATAATCATGGTTGGAAAACCGAAGAGCATGCAAGACAAGTTGAGAGTAATCCTCACTGAAATTGTTGAAATGTCAAAAGAAACAGGTATGATTGAAAAAAGACTACTCTTGGACGAGCTTTCAAGCAAGCATAAAATCGAAGCGTTTGAAGCCCAGAAGCTTATTGGAAGGATGATAAGAGACGGGACAATATATGAACGGCGACCAGGCTTCCTAAGCAAAGTATAG
- a CDS encoding Glu/Leu/Phe/Val dehydrogenase has translation METLAPVIKTPNPYEAALRQLDIAIEKLNLDPRIHEVLKHPMRIFVANIPVIMDDGSVRVFAGFRVQYNNTLGPTKGGIRYHPDLTVDEVTALAAWMTWKTAVVGLPLGGGKGGIRCNPKKMSQAELERLIRGYTRAISKFIGPYTDIPAPDIYTNAQTMAWMMDEYSEIVGYNAFGVVTGKPVNVGGSLGRNKATSLGLMYTVIDAANHLDMELKGATVAVQGYGNVGYHAARLLNGLGCKIIAVSDSKGGIYNPEGLDPEKVLKHKRKTGSVVDYPGSNEISNEQLLTLQCDILVPAALENQITKANASDIRAKIVAEGANGPVTPEADEVLFKNGVFVIPDILANAGGVTVSYFEQVQNQMNYYWTEQEVDDKLKAIMDKAFENVVAMAKQHNVNMRTAAYMLSVKRVADAMMARKGKPTAPLLKLALPKA, from the coding sequence ATGGAAACATTAGCCCCTGTGATCAAAACTCCAAACCCTTATGAAGCCGCTCTTAGACAATTAGACATTGCCATTGAAAAACTCAATCTTGACCCCAGAATTCATGAAGTACTGAAACACCCGATGCGAATTTTTGTGGCGAATATCCCTGTAATAATGGATGACGGTAGCGTCCGTGTATTCGCAGGGTTTCGTGTACAATACAACAACACATTGGGACCGACTAAGGGTGGCATTCGATATCATCCAGACCTGACGGTTGACGAGGTAACTGCCTTGGCAGCGTGGATGACTTGGAAAACTGCAGTTGTGGGTCTTCCCCTTGGAGGAGGTAAGGGCGGCATTCGATGCAACCCAAAAAAAATGTCCCAAGCCGAACTTGAACGACTAATAAGAGGCTACACCCGTGCCATATCGAAATTTATTGGGCCCTACACTGACATCCCTGCTCCAGACATCTACACAAACGCCCAAACAATGGCATGGATGATGGACGAATACAGCGAAATAGTTGGTTATAACGCCTTTGGCGTAGTAACCGGGAAACCAGTGAATGTTGGAGGGTCATTGGGCAGAAATAAGGCTACATCTCTCGGCCTAATGTACACTGTTATTGACGCAGCAAACCATCTTGACATGGAACTCAAGGGCGCGACAGTAGCAGTCCAGGGATATGGCAACGTGGGGTATCATGCTGCACGGCTTTTAAATGGGCTTGGATGTAAAATAATAGCAGTCTCAGACTCCAAAGGCGGAATCTACAACCCTGAAGGGCTGGATCCCGAAAAAGTTCTGAAGCACAAGCGAAAAACAGGTTCAGTTGTGGACTACCCAGGAAGCAACGAGATTTCCAACGAACAATTACTTACACTTCAATGTGACATTTTAGTGCCTGCAGCCTTGGAGAACCAAATTACGAAAGCAAATGCTTCAGATATAAGGGCCAAGATAGTTGCGGAAGGAGCTAACGGACCAGTTACACCCGAAGCAGATGAAGTACTTTTCAAGAACGGTGTGTTTGTAATCCCCGATATTCTAGCAAACGCTGGCGGCGTAACAGTCAGCTACTTCGAACAAGTTCAAAACCAGATGAACTATTACTGGACAGAACAGGAAGTGGATGACAAGCTCAAAGCCATAATGGACAAAGCTTTTGAGAACGTCGTTGCAATGGCGAAGCAACACAATGTCAACATGCGAACTGCAGCATATATGCTATCCGTGAAAAGAGTAGCTGACGCAATGATGGCACGTAAGGGAAAGCCAACTGCTCCACTATTAAAATTGGCTTTGCCAAAAGCTTAA
- a CDS encoding DEAD/DEAH box helicase, with protein MKVEELPIPEQVKEVVMKSGISKLYPPQEEAVRAGALEGKNLVLASPTASGKTLTAELCALKHIVEHSGKVLYLTPLRALASEKYEEFKKYSGVRKLNGRRVRVGISTGDYDSSDPWLGRYDIIISTNEKADSLLRHRSKWVDEISLVVADEVHLLNDSERGPTLEVVLARLMQINPEIQVLALSATIKNVEELADWLKAQYVTTQWRPVKLKEGVLLHQEIQFKDGGATKIGKHARNPALNLALHIVKSGGQALIFASTRKNSVSLAKKMAAELDNFLSKPAKRSLNLLSERMLATGERTRISELLANFVKHGAAFHHAGLGSGHRRLLEEAFREGKIKVLTATPTLAFGVNLPARMVVIHDYRRYEVGYGYYPIPVLEYKQMAGRAGRPKYDNVGEAILIAKTDDEQDYLMENYVLAEPERIWSKLAVERILRPHVLSTIAAQYAQTEQGVYDFFGKTFYAYQYDPKAIKLVITKILKFLYDEEMIDAGGKNLFATKFGRRVSDLYIDPISAVFIRDALRARAPVITDISFLHMIAHTPDMYPKLRPYSSEVDELALFVDKHRDEFMFEPPSEFDDHFDFEEFMGEAKLAWVMQSWIEEVTEDQMIERFRVQPGDLYRLINSAKWLLYASRELAGLLKQKDLASKLNKLMERSANGVKVELLPLVRLKGVGRARARILFNSGLKTVDDLKRAPAERLVGLPLIGSRVAKKIKEQVGGFVKSEQWKKLGSEETPEQQSLSEYY; from the coding sequence TTGAAAGTTGAAGAACTGCCTATTCCTGAACAAGTGAAAGAAGTTGTTATGAAATCTGGGATTTCCAAGCTTTATCCTCCCCAAGAGGAAGCAGTTCGCGCAGGCGCTCTTGAAGGAAAAAACCTTGTTTTGGCAAGCCCCACTGCTTCTGGCAAAACTCTCACAGCGGAGCTTTGCGCTCTTAAGCATATCGTAGAGCACAGTGGAAAGGTTCTCTATTTAACTCCTCTGAGAGCTTTAGCTAGCGAAAAATATGAAGAGTTTAAAAAATACAGTGGCGTTCGAAAGCTTAATGGGCGACGTGTACGCGTTGGCATCAGCACCGGCGATTATGACAGCAGTGACCCGTGGCTTGGAAGATATGATATAATAATCTCCACTAACGAGAAGGCTGATTCGCTTTTGAGGCACCGGTCTAAGTGGGTGGATGAGATATCGCTTGTGGTTGCTGATGAAGTTCATTTGCTCAACGATTCTGAACGGGGACCGACGCTTGAAGTTGTGTTGGCGAGGCTGATGCAGATTAACCCAGAAATTCAAGTCTTAGCTCTGAGCGCCACGATAAAGAACGTTGAAGAACTGGCGGACTGGCTTAAAGCTCAATATGTTACAACCCAGTGGAGACCCGTTAAGCTGAAGGAAGGAGTTCTTCTTCATCAGGAAATACAATTCAAAGACGGCGGGGCTACGAAAATAGGAAAACACGCCAGAAACCCCGCTTTGAACCTCGCCCTCCACATTGTTAAGTCTGGCGGTCAAGCACTCATCTTCGCATCAACACGGAAGAACTCAGTTTCTCTGGCAAAAAAAATGGCCGCTGAACTGGACAATTTCCTCTCAAAACCCGCTAAACGTTCTTTGAACCTACTTAGTGAACGGATGCTGGCAACCGGCGAGCGAACGAGAATAAGCGAGCTTCTTGCCAACTTTGTCAAACATGGAGCAGCTTTTCATCACGCTGGATTGGGGAGTGGTCACCGAAGGCTGCTGGAAGAGGCTTTCCGAGAAGGCAAAATCAAGGTCTTAACTGCTACGCCGACTCTAGCTTTCGGCGTTAACTTGCCGGCGAGAATGGTGGTAATTCATGATTATAGGCGTTACGAGGTGGGTTATGGTTACTATCCCATACCTGTTCTGGAGTATAAGCAGATGGCCGGTAGGGCTGGAAGGCCAAAGTATGACAATGTTGGTGAAGCGATTCTTATAGCCAAGACGGATGACGAGCAGGATTATCTGATGGAAAATTATGTTTTAGCGGAGCCTGAGCGTATCTGGTCAAAGCTTGCGGTGGAACGAATCTTACGCCCCCACGTCCTGTCAACCATTGCTGCTCAATATGCACAGACTGAACAAGGTGTTTACGATTTCTTCGGCAAAACCTTCTATGCCTATCAGTATGATCCTAAGGCTATTAAGCTGGTTATAACTAAGATTCTCAAGTTTCTCTATGATGAAGAGATGATTGACGCAGGTGGTAAGAACCTTTTTGCTACGAAGTTTGGTCGCCGGGTTTCAGATCTCTACATTGACCCAATTTCAGCTGTTTTTATTCGCGACGCGTTGCGTGCTCGTGCGCCCGTGATAACTGACATTAGCTTTCTCCACATGATAGCTCATACTCCGGACATGTACCCGAAACTGCGTCCTTACTCTAGCGAGGTTGATGAGCTCGCGTTGTTTGTGGATAAGCACAGGGACGAGTTTATGTTTGAACCGCCCAGCGAGTTTGATGATCATTTTGATTTTGAAGAATTCATGGGTGAGGCGAAATTGGCGTGGGTAATGCAGTCGTGGATTGAAGAGGTCACTGAGGATCAGATGATTGAGCGCTTTCGAGTGCAGCCCGGAGACTTGTATAGGCTTATTAACTCTGCAAAATGGCTGCTTTATGCCTCTAGAGAACTCGCGGGCTTGCTTAAACAGAAAGACTTGGCGTCAAAGTTGAACAAGTTGATGGAGCGAAGTGCTAATGGTGTAAAGGTCGAGCTGTTACCTCTTGTTCGTCTGAAAGGCGTAGGCAGAGCACGCGCCCGCATTCTTTTCAACTCCGGCTTAAAAACGGTGGATGACCTAAAGCGTGCGCCGGCGGAAAGGCTTGTAGGGTTACCTCTTATTGGATCAAGGGTTGCTAAGAAGATTAAGGAGCAAGTTGGCGGGTTTGTGAAGTCAGAGCAATGGAAGAAGCTGGGAAGCGAAGAGACTCCTGAGCAACAATCCCTCTCCGAATACTACTAA
- a CDS encoding DNA replication complex GINS family protein: MFENKPVKVIANRNEAKTELAGLKVGPFDEGREYEVRFWVAKELEKAGIVRFREEDMLDVVKLHKIHWKERVQPTNKVSPLPEDFYPKLRRYLTSLKRASANNPEKLKDHEKSVRISKDIVNCRVKKIVSLASSLPLTAQALQSLTVEERTLYHNLYKTINEWRGKIF, encoded by the coding sequence ATGTTTGAAAACAAACCGGTTAAGGTTATCGCAAACCGTAATGAGGCGAAAACTGAATTAGCAGGATTGAAGGTTGGTCCTTTTGATGAAGGAAGAGAGTATGAGGTTCGGTTTTGGGTTGCAAAAGAACTTGAAAAGGCAGGGATAGTTCGTTTTCGAGAAGAGGACATGTTAGACGTTGTCAAGTTGCATAAGATACATTGGAAAGAAAGAGTGCAACCCACAAACAAGGTTTCTCCGCTTCCCGAAGATTTTTATCCAAAACTAAGGCGCTATCTCACCAGCCTCAAAAGAGCCTCTGCAAACAATCCAGAAAAACTGAAGGATCATGAAAAATCTGTTAGGATTTCAAAAGACATTGTTAATTGCCGAGTAAAAAAGATAGTTTCTCTTGCTTCGTCCCTACCCCTTACTGCACAGGCACTTCAAAGCCTAACCGTTGAAGAGAGAACACTTTATCATAATCTCTACAAGACCATTAACGAATGGAGAGGCAAGATTTTCTAA